The proteins below come from a single Dethiosulfovibrio faecalis genomic window:
- the istA gene encoding IS21 family transposase, translated as MVDKEFIRKQHFSKGVSIRELSRTHKMSRKTIRKFLVDSSIPRYTRNLSRLKPVTGPYCPVILSWLKKDLEAPKKQRHTAKRIYDRLVVEYDFQGAESTIRALVRELRKEIDPDPRSFIPLSAEPGEQGQVDWGEATVRIGGGNGKVFLFCMRLRYSGAPYVRAFPNAKQESFLAGHRYGFEFFGGIPKECLYDNLSSAVSKVLKGPKRVENPWFSSLKGHYLFESQFCGVAKGNEKGSVENLVGFVRRNALVPVPEVPDLETLNAHLEEWCLVRRGKRWNEEEKHLNPLPSIPFDCAITVQLRVSPTSLIRYDGNLYSVPVGHEREIVTVCARWDEVAIMGKESLLAQHRRLFDKGKWGLELEHYLPAIAKKPRSVKNATVVRELGPIWQEARRRLCSDPEGYRVLVAILMLHREIPQDKLTRALGKALELRQLSAEAV; from the coding sequence ATGGTCGACAAAGAGTTTATCCGAAAACAGCATTTCAGCAAAGGGGTATCGATTCGAGAATTGTCTCGGACGCATAAGATGAGCCGCAAGACCATTCGTAAATTTTTGGTCGACTCGTCGATACCGCGATACACACGTAATCTTTCTCGTCTCAAGCCCGTGACGGGGCCGTATTGTCCCGTGATTCTTTCCTGGCTGAAGAAGGATCTCGAGGCTCCCAAGAAGCAACGGCACACAGCGAAGAGAATCTACGACCGCCTGGTCGTTGAATACGATTTTCAAGGGGCAGAGTCGACGATACGAGCGTTGGTTCGGGAGCTTCGAAAAGAGATCGATCCAGATCCTCGTTCATTTATTCCCCTCAGTGCGGAACCAGGAGAGCAGGGGCAGGTGGATTGGGGAGAGGCGACAGTCCGTATTGGAGGGGGGAACGGAAAGGTATTTCTTTTTTGTATGAGGCTACGCTACAGCGGAGCCCCCTACGTTAGAGCCTTCCCAAACGCCAAGCAGGAGAGCTTTCTGGCAGGTCATCGTTACGGTTTTGAGTTTTTTGGAGGTATTCCCAAGGAATGCCTCTACGACAACCTCTCTTCTGCGGTCAGCAAGGTCCTGAAGGGTCCGAAGAGAGTCGAAAACCCATGGTTCTCCAGCCTGAAAGGACATTACCTTTTCGAAAGCCAATTTTGCGGAGTAGCGAAGGGCAACGAAAAGGGGTCCGTGGAAAATCTGGTCGGCTTTGTTCGACGCAATGCCTTGGTTCCGGTTCCAGAGGTGCCGGACTTGGAGACGTTGAATGCTCATCTGGAGGAATGGTGTCTGGTTCGTAGAGGAAAGCGGTGGAACGAGGAAGAAAAGCATCTCAATCCCCTTCCCTCCATTCCTTTCGATTGCGCAATTACGGTTCAGCTTAGAGTGAGTCCTACGTCCTTGATTCGTTACGACGGGAACCTGTACTCCGTCCCAGTCGGTCATGAAAGGGAAATCGTCACGGTCTGCGCTAGATGGGACGAGGTGGCGATAATGGGTAAGGAATCGCTTCTCGCCCAGCATCGTCGACTCTTTGACAAGGGGAAATGGGGCCTTGAGCTGGAACACTATCTTCCTGCCATAGCGAAAAAGCCGAGATCGGTTAAAAACGCCACAGTTGTCCGAGAGTTAGGCCCTATCTGGCAAGAGGCGAGAAGACGGCTTTGCTCCGACCCTGAAGGCTATCGTGTGCTGGTGGCAATCCTCATGCTTCATCGAGAGATACCCCAGGATAAGTTGACACGGGCCCTCGGAAAAGCTCTCGAACTTCGACAGCTTTCGGCAGAAGCTGTTTGA
- the istB gene encoding IS21-like element helper ATPase IstB → MMDELRDRAIEKHCRELKMPGMATEYDHLLREGEHPKDYLLDCLEAGSRSKLERKLKFLTRNAKLPYTRTLAGFDFLRAPDIRKDQILELGDGGFLKKGENLILLGKSGTGKPHIAIGVAMACIAQGYSVRFTTAMGLAQELLVANDEHRLKKALARYEKCDLVIVDELGYLGLGPGGPMLFQFFAERYERRSVCITTNLEFRRWTEIFGDVTMTEAMLDRLTHHAHIFVFKGESYRFAQRIADVSSEN, encoded by the coding sequence ATGATGGACGAACTCAGGGATAGAGCCATTGAAAAGCACTGTAGGGAACTGAAAATGCCGGGTATGGCAACGGAATACGATCACCTTCTTCGAGAGGGTGAACATCCTAAAGATTACCTCCTTGACTGTCTCGAAGCTGGATCTCGTTCGAAATTGGAGCGAAAGCTTAAGTTCCTCACCCGTAATGCAAAACTGCCTTACACCAGGACGCTTGCGGGATTTGACTTCTTAAGAGCTCCGGATATCAGGAAGGACCAAATTCTTGAGCTCGGAGATGGAGGATTTCTCAAAAAAGGGGAGAACCTCATCCTCCTGGGGAAATCAGGAACAGGTAAACCCCATATAGCTATAGGGGTCGCCATGGCATGCATCGCTCAGGGCTATTCGGTACGATTTACCACCGCCATGGGCTTGGCGCAGGAGCTCTTAGTCGCTAACGACGAACATCGCCTCAAAAAGGCCCTTGCCCGATACGAGAAATGCGATCTGGTCATAGTGGACGAATTAGGCTATCTGGGGCTCGGTCCAGGAGGCCCCATGCTCTTTCAGTTCTTTGCCGAACGCTATGAACGACGGAGCGTCTGCATCACCACGAACCTGGAATTTCGTCGCTGGACAGAGATCTTCGGGGATGTAACTATGACTGAGGCTATGCTGGATCGCTTGACTCATCATGCTCATATATTCGTCTTCAAGGGGGAATCCTATCGCTTTGCCCAAAGAATCGCCGATGTCAGCTCTGAAAATTAA
- a CDS encoding formimidoylglutamase, with the protein MLSMIPPEPELFYSRDDPMDPRLGDLVKPVSRDIDEALKSAQIALVGVPEDRGIKANGGKQGAALGPKAIRRSFYRLTPGFGLDVSDLSMVDLGDVPIGDDLAGTHKNLTETVKKIVSAGVFPVVLGGGHDLTYPGLLGLVEGSSLKEGQLGVINVDSHLDVRDMSHGITSGTPFRRALEELPDRALLGRSFVEFGIQEQYNSPHYYRWVKDKGATVLTLSSVGTRPMEYFLEASRVACDGTRAVALSIDIDSVRSHEAPGASASNPRGFKAPELEKVAYLAGRTDRIKYLDIMEMSPPLDEGGRTAALCASTLFWFCKGFRERG; encoded by the coding sequence ATGTTATCGATGATACCGCCGGAACCGGAGCTTTTCTACAGCAGAGACGACCCCATGGACCCTAGACTGGGAGACCTGGTAAAACCGGTTTCAAGAGATATCGACGAGGCCCTGAAATCGGCCCAGATAGCCCTGGTAGGTGTACCGGAGGACAGGGGAATAAAGGCCAACGGAGGCAAGCAGGGAGCCGCCCTGGGCCCGAAGGCAATTCGCCGGTCCTTCTATCGCCTGACCCCGGGGTTCGGGCTGGACGTCAGCGACCTCTCCATGGTGGATCTGGGCGACGTCCCCATAGGAGACGACCTGGCCGGAACCCACAAAAACCTCACCGAGACGGTAAAAAAGATCGTCTCCGCCGGGGTTTTCCCGGTGGTCTTAGGAGGGGGCCACGACCTCACCTACCCAGGGCTGCTCGGCCTGGTGGAGGGATCGAGTCTTAAGGAAGGACAGCTGGGAGTGATAAACGTGGACAGCCACCTGGACGTCAGGGATATGAGCCACGGCATAACCAGCGGAACCCCCTTTCGCAGGGCTCTCGAGGAACTGCCCGACAGAGCCTTACTTGGGCGATCCTTCGTCGAGTTCGGCATACAGGAACAATACAACTCGCCCCATTACTACAGGTGGGTTAAGGACAAAGGAGCCACGGTGCTGACCCTCAGCTCCGTCGGGACTAGACCGATGGAATACTTTCTGGAGGCCAGTCGGGTAGCCTGCGACGGCACCAGAGCGGTGGCCCTGTCGATAGATATCGACTCGGTCCGCAGCCACGAGGCCCCTGGAGCGTCGGCCAGCAACCCCAGAGGTTTCAAGGCCCCGGAGCTGGAGAAGGTGGCCTATCTAGCCGGAAGGACCGACAGGATAAAATATCTGGACATAATGGAGATGTCCCCTCCCCTGGACGAGGGAGGTAGAACCGCCGCCCTCTGCGCCTCAACTTTGTTCTGGTTCTGCAAGGGATTTAGAGAAAGAGGCTGA
- a CDS encoding urocanate hydratase: protein MDYNQMTEKTMTIKLGNELPEYPDFAKGIRRAPDRGWNLSKAETELALKNALRYVPKELHEKLAPEFMEELRTMGRIYAYRYRPAGELHGKPIDEYKGKCTAGKAFQVMIDNNLDFDVALYPYELVTYGETGQVFQNWLQYRLIKKYLEELTEDTTLVLESGHPLGLFKSKPDAPRVILTNGLLIGIFDNQAEWHRGMQLGVTNYGQMTAGGWMYIGPQGIVHGTFNTVLNAARQRLGVGPKENLAGILFVSSGLGGMSGAQPKAIEIAGGVGIVAEVDYSRIETRHSQGWVSRVAKTCEEAFSMAKEAMEKKEPLSIAYHGNIVDLLEYADKEGIEIPLLSDQTSCHAPYDGGYCPAGMTFEERTAMLHDAPEKFREKVDETLRRHYEVIKKLTAKGTYFFDYGNSFMRAVYDAGVTEICKNGKDTHDGFVWPSYVEDIMGPVLFDYGYGPFRWCCLSGNPEDLRKTDKAAMDCIDPNRRSQDYDNWIWIRDAEKNKLVVGTQCRILYQDAEGRTNIALKFNEMVRKGEIGPVMLGRDHHDVSGTDSPYRETSNIKDGSNICADMATQCFAGNAARGMTLCALHNGGGVGIGKVINGGFGMVLDGSERTDEILKSAMMWDVLGGVARRAWARCDHAIEVSGEVNEKYSGDYHITLPYIPDTDLISSVVDSAWKKK, encoded by the coding sequence ATGGACTATAACCAGATGACAGAGAAAACCATGACCATAAAGCTTGGAAACGAGCTTCCCGAGTATCCCGATTTCGCCAAGGGTATCCGCCGTGCCCCCGACAGGGGCTGGAACCTCAGCAAGGCCGAGACCGAGCTGGCTCTCAAAAACGCCCTCCGTTACGTCCCCAAGGAGCTTCACGAAAAGCTGGCTCCCGAGTTCATGGAGGAGCTTCGCACCATGGGACGGATATACGCCTACAGATATCGCCCGGCCGGAGAGCTCCACGGCAAACCCATAGACGAGTACAAGGGCAAGTGCACCGCCGGCAAGGCCTTTCAGGTTATGATAGACAACAACCTGGACTTCGACGTGGCCCTCTACCCCTACGAGCTGGTCACCTACGGAGAGACCGGACAGGTATTTCAAAACTGGCTACAGTACAGGCTCATAAAGAAATATCTCGAGGAGCTTACCGAGGACACCACCCTTGTCCTGGAAAGCGGCCATCCTCTTGGACTGTTCAAATCCAAGCCCGATGCGCCCAGGGTTATCCTCACCAACGGCCTCCTGATCGGCATATTCGACAACCAGGCCGAATGGCACAGGGGAATGCAGCTGGGAGTTACCAACTACGGCCAGATGACCGCCGGTGGATGGATGTACATCGGCCCCCAGGGAATCGTCCACGGAACCTTCAACACCGTCCTCAACGCCGCCAGACAGAGGCTGGGAGTCGGCCCCAAGGAAAACCTGGCAGGCATCCTGTTCGTCTCCTCCGGACTGGGTGGCATGAGCGGAGCCCAGCCCAAGGCGATCGAGATCGCCGGAGGGGTGGGAATCGTCGCCGAGGTGGACTACTCCCGCATAGAGACCCGCCACAGCCAGGGCTGGGTCAGCCGAGTCGCAAAGACCTGCGAGGAGGCCTTCTCCATGGCCAAAGAGGCGATGGAGAAAAAGGAACCTCTCTCCATCGCATATCACGGTAACATAGTGGACCTGCTGGAGTATGCGGACAAAGAGGGCATAGAGATTCCCCTTCTCTCGGATCAGACATCCTGCCACGCTCCCTACGACGGAGGCTACTGCCCCGCGGGCATGACTTTCGAGGAACGCACCGCCATGCTCCACGACGCTCCGGAAAAATTCCGTGAGAAGGTGGACGAGACCCTTCGCAGACACTACGAGGTTATAAAGAAGCTCACAGCCAAGGGGACCTACTTCTTCGACTACGGCAACTCCTTCATGAGAGCCGTCTACGACGCCGGGGTAACGGAGATATGCAAAAACGGCAAGGACACCCACGACGGCTTCGTATGGCCATCCTACGTCGAGGACATCATGGGACCGGTTCTGTTCGACTACGGCTACGGACCCTTCCGTTGGTGCTGCCTCAGCGGAAACCCCGAAGACCTTCGCAAGACCGACAAGGCCGCCATGGACTGCATCGACCCTAACCGCAGGTCACAGGACTACGACAACTGGATCTGGATCAGGGACGCGGAGAAAAACAAACTGGTGGTGGGGACCCAGTGCAGGATCCTCTACCAGGACGCCGAGGGAAGGACCAACATCGCCCTCAAGTTCAACGAGATGGTACGCAAGGGAGAGATAGGTCCGGTCATGCTAGGAAGAGACCATCACGACGTATCGGGAACCGACTCCCCCTACAGGGAGACCTCCAACATAAAGGACGGCAGCAACATCTGCGCCGACATGGCCACCCAGTGCTTCGCCGGAAACGCCGCCAGAGGGATGACCCTCTGCGCCCTTCACAACGGCGGAGGAGTGGGAATAGGAAAGGTCATCAACGGAGGATTCGGAATGGTCCTGGACGGATCTGAGAGAACCGACGAGATCCTCAAATCCGCCATGATGTGGGACGTCCTCGGCGGAGTGGCCCGAAGAGCCTGGGCCCGCTGCGACCACGCCATAGAGGTCAGCGGAGAGGTCAACGAAAAATACAGTGGAGACTACCACATAACCCTGCCCTACATCCCCGACACCGACCTGATAAGCTCGGTGGTGGACAGCGCCTGGAAGAAGAAGTAA